Proteins co-encoded in one Quercus robur chromosome 8, dhQueRobu3.1, whole genome shotgun sequence genomic window:
- the LOC126696245 gene encoding uncharacterized protein LOC126696245: MIRYLKNTRIELNCWMDKEDDMWKQRSRFSWLQSGDRNTRFFHEKASTRYKKNFIEGLMDENGRWLEGDEHVEELMLQYYERLFTSSDPMDFEEILDAVQHKVTLKMNQVLEREFTEVKVKNAVKQMYPLKSPRPDGMPPLFYQHFWSKIGGVVTSTVLAFLNSGIIPPNFNHTHIVLIPKCKEPKTVTDYRPNSLCNVVYKIASKAITNRLKKVLPSIISDTQSVFVHGRLITDNVLVAYEMMHHISQKKSGRMGDLALKLDMSKAYNRVEWIWLEKIMQKLGFDDKWCALIMNCVTTISYYVKINGKPKGHIVPSRGIRKGDPLSPYLFSLCAEGLSTLIKKEVENGSGNTPIDIQEVIKERFGAQVIKHHEKYLGLPSLVGRNKKNTFNSIKEKLRKKLAGWKEKLLSKAGKEVLIKAVAQAILTYTMNVFKLPDSLCEDLMSMIRNFWWGQRNDERKIAWMSWEKLCASKSCGRMGFKKLKEFNLALLAVLGNNPSFTWRSIMCAQPLVNYSLRWLFMPQDIKVGELMNKEEASWKVDVVNALFLLHEAEAIKAIPISSNLLEDKQIWAWSTNGAFSVKNAYWVASQMSLVDSSSSSSDGSQEKSFWKRLWQINVPHKIRHFAWRAYRDILPLKNNLVKRNVLQHDQRWILPPAPCFKFNVDGVVFAKLHSVGVGVIVRDWNGRFVAAMCKQIHAPLGPLEAESKVVEVGLQFAKQL, translated from the exons ATGATTAGATATTTGAAGAACACTAGAATTGAGTTGAATTGTTGGATGGATAAGGAAGATGATATGTGGAAACAAAGATCAAGATTTAGTTGGCTGCAATCTGGGGATAGGAATACCAGATTTTTCCATGAGAAAGCTTCAACAAGatacaaaaagaatttcatagagGGATTAATGGATGAGAATGGTAGGTGGTTGGAGGGAGATGAGCATGTGGAAGAGTTGATGTTGCAGTACTATGAGAGGCTTTTTACTAGTAGTGATCCTATGGATTTTGAAGAAATTCTAGATGCAGTTCAACATAAAGTCACCCTTAAGATGAATCAGGTACTTGAAAGGGAGTTTACAGAAGTTAAAGTGAAAAATGCCGTTAAGCAAATGTACCCTTTGAAGTCTCCTAGACCGGATGGCATGCCTCCACTGTTTTATCAACACTTTTGGTCCAAGATTGGTGGTGTGGTTACTTCAACCGTTTTGGCCTTCCTCAATTCAGGTATCATTCCACCGAACTTTAATCATACACATATTGTCCTTATTCCTAAATGTAAAGAGCCAAAAACTGTGACTGATTATAGACCCAATAGTCTTTGTAATGTGGTTTATAAAATTGCATCAAAAGCCATTACTAATAGATTGAAAAAAGTTCTTCCTTCTATTATTAGTGATACCCAAAGTGTATTTGTGCATGGTAGGTTAATCACTGATAATGTTCTTGTAGCATATGAGATGATGCATCATATTAGTCAAAAGAAGAGTGGAAGAATGGGTGATTTGGCTCTAaagcttgatatgagtaaggcatatAATAGGGTAGAGTGGATATGGttggaaaaaattatgcaaaagttgggttttgatgataaATGGTGTGCTTTGATTATGAATTGTGTCACTACTATTTCTTATTATGTGAAGATTAATGGCAAGCCTAAAGGGCATATTGTTCCAAGTAGGGGAATCAGGAAAGGTGATCCACTATCTCCCTACCTATTCTCGTTATGTGCGGAAGGACTTTCTACTCTTATTAAGAAAGAGGTGGAGAATGGAAG tggtAATACTCCTATTGATATTCAAGAAGTCATCAAAGAGAGGTTTGGGGCCCAAGTGATAAAGCACCATGAGAAATATCTTGGTTTGCCATCATTGGTGGGAAGGAATAAGAAGAACACTTTCAATTCTATTaaggaaaaattaagaaaaaagctTGCTGGATGGAAAGAGAAGTTATTGTCTAAGGCGGGGAAAGAAGTGTTGATAAAAGCTGTGGCACAAGCAATTCTGACGTATACTATGAATGTTTTCAAATTGCCTGACTCTCTATGTGAGGATTTGATGAGTATGATTCGtaatttttggtgggggcaaagaAATGATGAGAGGAAGATAGCTTGGatgagttgggaaaaattatgTGCTTCAAAGAGTTGTGGTAGGATGGGTTTTAAAAAGCTTAAGGAGTTCAACTTGGCTTTATTG GCTGTTTTGGGTAATAATCCATCATTTACATGGCGGAGTATTATGTGTGCTCAACCTCTTGTTAACTATAGTTTACGATG GTTGTTTATGCCACAAGATATAAAGGTTGGAGAGTTGATGAATAAGGAAGAGGCTTCATGGAAGGTTGATGTCGTTAATGCTCTGTTTTTGCTGCATGAAGCAGAGGCTATAAAAGCAATTCCTATAAGTTCTAATTTGCTAGAAGACAAACAGATTTGGGCTTGGAGCACTAATGGAGCTTTTTCAGTAAAAAATGCCTACTGGGTTGCTTCTCAAATGTCATTAGTTGATTCCTCAAGTTCAAGTTCTGATGGCAGCCAAGAAAAAAGCTTTTGGAAACGTCTATGGCAGATCAATGTGCCTCATAAAATAAGGCACTTTGCTTGGAGGGCTTATCGAGACATCCTTCCGTTGAAAAATAACCTTGTTAAAAGAAATGTTTTGCAG CATGATCAGAGATGGATTCTGCCACCTGCACCGTGTTTCAAGTTCAATGTTGATGGTGTTGTGTTTGCAAAGCTGCACTCTGTGGGAGTTGGAGTCATAGTACGGGACTGGAATGGGCGATTTGTAGCGGCAATGTGCAAACAAATTCATGCACCATTGGGGCCTCTTGAAGCGGAATCAAAGGTTGTTGAAGTTGGTTTACAGTTCGCAAAGCAACTTTGA